A genomic stretch from Moraxella nasicaprae includes:
- the argH gene encoding argininosuccinate lyase, protein MWGGRFSEATDKFVAEFTASVNFDKRLYAHDIQGSIAHATMLGECGIITKDESRAIIDGLNQVKDEIESGQFVWRVELEDVHMNIESRLTAIVGDVGKKLHTGRSRNDQVATDIRLWLRDETDNILALLKRLQSGLLDLADKHTDTIMPGFTHLQTAQPISFAHHLMAWFEMLVRDSERLTDTRKRINQMPLGSAALAGTTYPIDRTMTARLLGFEGICQNSLDAVSDRDFAIEFASSASILMMHLSRMSEEIILWMSAQFNFVQVPDRFCTGSSIMPQKKNPDVPELVRGKAARVFGDLTTLLTLMKNQPLAYNKDNQEDKEPLFDIVDTLTGSLLAFADMLPNLVPNSENMRQATLKGYATATDLADYLVKKGLPFRDAHEVVGKAVGLGVAKSVDLAELSLDELRQFSDLIGDDVFECLTLEGSLNARNHLGGTAPQAVKLAIAKGRERIA, encoded by the coding sequence ATGTGGGGCGGACGCTTTTCTGAGGCCACCGACAAATTTGTTGCCGAATTTACCGCCTCGGTCAATTTTGATAAACGCCTGTACGCCCACGACATACAAGGCTCCATCGCCCACGCCACCATGCTTGGCGAGTGTGGCATTATCACAAAAGACGAAAGTAGAGCGATTATAGACGGTCTAAATCAAGTCAAAGATGAAATAGAAAGCGGTCAATTTGTCTGGCGTGTGGAGCTTGAAGATGTGCATATGAACATTGAAAGCCGTCTGACCGCCATTGTTGGCGATGTTGGCAAAAAACTGCACACGGGCAGAAGTCGCAACGACCAAGTGGCGACCGACATTCGCCTATGGCTAAGAGATGAGACCGACAACATTTTGGCACTACTCAAACGCCTGCAAAGCGGACTGCTTGACCTTGCCGACAAGCACACCGATACCATTATGCCAGGCTTTACCCATTTACAGACCGCCCAGCCGATTAGCTTTGCCCATCATTTGATGGCGTGGTTTGAAATGCTGGTGCGTGATAGTGAAAGATTGACGGACACTCGTAAAAGAATTAACCAAATGCCACTAGGCAGTGCCGCCCTTGCTGGCACGACTTATCCGATTGACCGTACGATGACCGCTCGTCTTTTGGGTTTTGAAGGCATTTGCCAAAACTCGCTGGACGCAGTTTCTGACCGTGATTTTGCCATTGAATTTGCAAGCTCCGCCAGCATTTTGATGATGCATTTATCCAGAATGAGCGAAGAGATTATTTTGTGGATGTCGGCTCAATTTAACTTTGTACAAGTGCCTGACCGCTTTTGTACAGGCTCATCTATTATGCCCCAAAAGAAAAATCCTGATGTGCCAGAGCTGGTACGAGGCAAGGCGGCACGAGTATTTGGCGATTTGACCACGCTTTTGACTTTGATGAAAAATCAGCCGTTGGCATATAATAAAGACAATCAAGAAGACAAAGAGCCTTTGTTTGACATTGTGGATACTTTGACAGGTTCGCTTTTGGCGTTTGCCGATATGCTCCCAAACCTTGTGCCAAACTCCGAAAATATGCGACAAGCGACCTTAAAAGGCTATGCCACCGCCACCGATTTGGCGGATTATTTGGTTAAAAAAGGCTTGCCGTTTCGGGACGCTCACGAAGTCGTGGGTAAAGCTGTGGGGCTTGGCGTGGCAAAAAGCGTGGATTTGGCAGAATTGTCGCTTGATGAATTAAGGCAATTTAGTGATTTGATTGGCGATGATGTGTTTGAGTGTTTGACCCTTGAAGGTTCATTAAACGCTCGTAACCATCTTGGCGGTACAGCCCCACAGGCGGTAAAATTGGCGATTGCCAAAGGGCGAGAGCGGATTGCTTGA
- a CDS encoding PT domain-containing protein has translation MSDNSLKKGHYTTHSNKIGLYSTNPERIGFVQTQNDVVLNFPFKDCVLEAGMNKEDAGRNERFLHLEMDGKDIDVLFEQKVLTGFEYHAHNIGNQPTNQPTNQPTNQPTNQPTNQPTIIA, from the coding sequence ATGTCTGATAATTCATTGAAAAAAGGGCATTACACCACGCATAGCAATAAAATTGGTTTGTATAGCACCAATCCAGAGCGTATAGGCTTTGTACAAACACAAAATGATGTGGTTTTGAATTTTCCGTTTAAAGACTGCGTATTAGAAGCAGGCATGAATAAGGAAGATGCAGGACGAAATGAACGCTTTTTGCACCTTGAAATGGACGGCAAAGACATCGATGTACTTTTTGAACAAAAAGTATTGACAGGCTTTGAATATCACGCACACAATATTGGCAACCAACCAACCAACCAACCAACCAACCAACCAACCAACCAACCAACCAACCAACCAACCAACCAACCAACCATTATCGCCTGA
- a CDS encoding LytR/AlgR family response regulator transcription factor translates to MRILCHLSDYDAQFDALPPDWQVVFLPSHHLDDTNLLDVIMCHLAQDSTIVAVMLPAACAVMQHLDALKSHAIILVHDDESLAMKAWELGVDDYLVTPITTEKLANSLAKISQPTLATLAWHTQNQPTNHLITNNKHGTKLIDVSNIYYIIADHKYLTVHHTQGTTLFGGTLKSLADTYPTLLRIHRNTLINPAYLHAIDQHLGQVMAVVADDARKFYQPLPISRRALPSVRKWLRKAF, encoded by the coding sequence ATGCGTATTTTATGCCATTTATCGGATTATGATGCCCAATTTGATGCATTGCCACCAGATTGGCAGGTGGTTTTTTTGCCCAGCCATCACCTTGATGATACCAATCTACTAGATGTCATCATGTGTCACCTTGCCCAAGACAGCACCATCGTCGCTGTCATGTTGCCAGCTGCTTGTGCCGTCATGCAACATCTTGATGCACTCAAATCGCACGCCATCATCTTGGTGCATGACGATGAATCTTTGGCAATGAAAGCATGGGAGCTTGGTGTGGACGACTATCTTGTCACGCCCATCACCACAGAAAAATTAGCCAATAGCTTAGCCAAAATCAGTCAGCCCACGCTGGCAACCTTAGCTTGGCACACCCAAAATCAGCCAACCAACCATCTCATCACCAACAACAAACACGGCACAAAACTCATTGATGTATCAAACATTTATTACATCATCGCTGATCACAAATACCTGACGGTTCATCATACCCAAGGCACGACACTGTTTGGTGGCACACTCAAATCGTTGGCTGATACCTACCCAACCTTATTACGCATTCATCGAAATACCCTCATTAATCCTGCTTATCTGCACGCCATTGACCAGCATTTGGGGCAAGTGATGGCGGTTGTGGCAGATGATGCTCGCAAATTTTATCAACCCTTGCCAATTTCGAGGCGAGCCTTGCCAAGCGTTCGCAAATGGCTACGCAAGGCGTTTTGA
- a CDS encoding cob(I)yrinic acid a,c-diamide adenosyltransferase, giving the protein MGNRLSKITTRTGDDGTTGMADGSRLSKADLRFDAMGVIDGLNAHIGLLQAYLDDPKIIKQLSDIQHRLFNIGGELALPNHADIGYIAITDTDIILLEEQLDEHNDTLPYLKEFILPAGSVATAQTHIARSICRDAERTLIKLSLRDGNIRKQTLQYLNRLSDYLFVLARVVVRLDGGQEVLWQKDL; this is encoded by the coding sequence ATGGGCAATAGACTTTCAAAAATCACCACTCGCACAGGCGATGATGGCACAACAGGCATGGCAGACGGCAGTCGTCTTTCCAAAGCGGATTTACGATTTGATGCGATGGGCGTGATTGATGGGCTAAATGCTCATATTGGGCTATTGCAAGCCTATCTTGACGACCCAAAAATAATCAAACAGCTTAGTGACATTCAGCATCGCTTATTTAATATCGGTGGAGAACTCGCCCTGCCCAACCATGCTGACATTGGCTACATCGCCATCACAGATACTGACATCATCTTGCTAGAAGAGCAGCTTGATGAGCATAACGACACCCTGCCTTATCTTAAAGAATTTATTTTGCCAGCTGGGTCTGTTGCCACTGCACAGACGCACATTGCTCGTAGCATTTGCCGTGATGCCGAACGCACGCTGATTAAGCTGTCATTAAGAGACGGCAACATTCGCAAGCAAACCCTGCAATACCTAAATCGCTTGTCTGACTATCTGTTTGTACTGGCAAGAGTGGTGGTGCGTCTTGATGGCGGACAAGAAGTGCTATGGCAAAAGGATTTATGA
- a CDS encoding acyl-CoA thioesterase, whose product MLKVDGVFEPILMGDDRPKELMDFPVVHVQPVAWGDMDGFNHVNNVVYYRYAESARISYLRATGLVQTRTDISTILAANSCQYKRPVTYPDTLLVGVRVKSMGTTSVVFEKAFYSTAQSAIVATADAVMVKADADGKKMAWRDDERQQLTHL is encoded by the coding sequence ATGCTAAAAGTTGATGGCGTGTTTGAACCGATATTGATGGGCGATGACAGACCCAAAGAACTGATGGACTTCCCTGTGGTGCATGTGCAACCTGTGGCGTGGGGCGACATGGACGGTTTTAATCATGTGAATAATGTGGTGTACTATCGCTATGCCGAATCAGCACGCATCAGCTATCTGCGTGCGACAGGTCTGGTGCAGACACGCACCGACATTTCGACCATCTTGGCGGCAAATAGCTGTCAATACAAACGCCCTGTGACTTATCCTGATACATTGCTTGTTGGTGTGCGTGTCAAAAGCATGGGCACAACGAGCGTGGTTTTTGAAAAAGCATTTTATAGCACTGCCCAGTCTGCCATCGTGGCAACCGCCGATGCCGTGATGGTCAAAGCAGATGCTGATGGCAAAAAGATGGCTTGGCGTGATGATGAGCGACAACAATTGACCCATCTGTAA
- the mpl gene encoding UDP-N-acetylmuramate:L-alanyl-gamma-D-glutamyl-meso-diaminopimelate ligase — protein sequence MHIHILGICGTFMGSLALLARDLGHKVTGSDTGIYPPMSTQLANAGVEIWEGYKAEHLQPAPDLVVVGNACKRGMEAIEYMLDARLPYTSGPQFLYETVLKDRHVLAVAGTHGKTTTTTMLSWIIQYAGIDTGFLIGGVPLVSTDDERLKSAFAHSSHLGDKYFVIEADEYDSAFFDKRSKFVHYRPSTAILNNLEYDHADIFADLNAIQTQFHHMIRMIPSNGQIIMPAGTDSLEQTLEKGVWTPVLRTSVDGQSDWQAKLHQDDGGAFEVRFGDEVGQVVWQMSGLHNVNNGLCAIAAAHHIGVEISTACEALSNFGGIKRRMELIGEVNDIQVYDDFAHHPTAITTTLDGAKKRLQGRTIWAVIEPRSNTMKLGSHKASLAPSAAIADHVLWYEPKDLAWGLTDAIGNATNQQVLDSTDAIIEHLVTHAKAGDAIIIMSNGGFEGIHTRLVEALQR from the coding sequence ATGCATATTCATATTTTGGGCATTTGCGGTACTTTTATGGGGTCGCTTGCCCTGCTGGCTCGTGATTTGGGGCATAAAGTAACAGGCTCAGACACAGGCATCTATCCACCGATGAGCACTCAGCTTGCCAATGCTGGTGTTGAGATTTGGGAGGGTTATAAAGCAGAACACCTACAACCTGCTCCTGACTTGGTTGTGGTTGGCAACGCCTGCAAACGAGGCATGGAGGCGATTGAATACATGCTAGATGCTCGCCTGCCCTACACATCAGGCCCTCAGTTTTTGTACGAAACCGTCCTAAAAGACCGCCATGTCCTAGCGGTGGCAGGCACACACGGCAAAACCACCACAACCACGATGCTTTCTTGGATTATCCAATACGCTGGCATTGACACAGGATTTTTGATTGGCGGTGTGCCACTGGTCAGCACCGACGATGAACGACTAAAATCCGCTTTCGCCCACAGCTCACATTTGGGCGATAAATACTTTGTCATCGAGGCAGACGAATACGACAGTGCGTTTTTTGATAAGCGTTCTAAATTCGTACATTATCGCCCCAGCACCGCTATTTTGAATAACTTAGAATACGACCACGCTGATATTTTTGCGGATTTAAACGCCATTCAAACCCAATTTCATCACATGATTCGCATGATACCCAGCAACGGACAAATCATCATGCCAGCAGGGACAGACAGTCTAGAACAGACACTAGAAAAAGGTGTCTGGACACCAGTGCTGCGTACCAGCGTCGATGGTCAAAGCGACTGGCAAGCCAAATTACACCAAGATGACGGCGGTGCATTTGAGGTGCGATTTGGCGATGAAGTTGGGCAGGTTGTTTGGCAAATGAGTGGTTTGCACAATGTCAATAACGGTCTGTGTGCCATCGCTGCTGCCCATCATATTGGCGTAGAGATTAGCACCGCCTGTGAAGCATTATCCAACTTTGGTGGCATCAAACGCCGCATGGAGCTGATTGGCGAGGTGAATGACATTCAGGTTTATGATGATTTTGCTCATCACCCAACCGCCATCACCACCACGCTGGACGGAGCAAAAAAACGCCTACAAGGTCGCACCATTTGGGCAGTCATTGAGCCTCGCTCCAACACAATGAAGCTGGGCAGCCACAAGGCAAGTCTTGCCCCATCAGCGGCGATTGCCGACCATGTGCTATGGTATGAACCAAAAGATTTGGCGTGGGGCTTGACCGATGCCATCGGCAATGCCACCAACCAACAAGTGCTAGACAGCACCGATGCCATCATCGAACATCTGGTCACGCACGCCAAAGCAGGCGATGCGATTATCATCATGTCTAATGGCGGTTTTGAAGGCATTCACACCCGATTGGTTGAGGCATTACAACGCTAA
- a CDS encoding DEAD/DEAH box helicase family protein: MTKTSKKVKLKHTLDDFLFKKIQDRQDYQAWLADFELPNFISDNLAKPLREYQLNAVKAFIFLYENEGLEKAKHLLFNMATGSGKTLTMAAIVLYLYEQGYRNFVFLVHQVQIKDQAIKNFTDSTFEKFLFKKSVKLNGKSVPIKAIERFEDTKKEGINFLFFSTQLLFKRITEPKENAITAEHFQHHQTVIIADEAHRLNVDTRRKTEVADENNWEKAVQSVLYANPNNLLLEFTATVDLQNEAIHKKYSDKLVYKYDFLQFNKDGFSKDVKFLFNEETQIEDQKRRLIVNAVALSEYRRLYAEREMKAIINPIVLIKSIKIAQSAKDREFFHRVIASLRIEDFEHLQQNHPADLLDDSQVLIRQMFEWIKNHLGSTNDERGLRTFIVHIKERFAENNTMIYNSKDKERADLLPLLDNVRNTIRAIFSVNALNEGWDVLSLFDIVHFDISASKKVSLQDIQLIGRGARLCPYDVPKNFLLKGDWFGVQLENKKYQRKFDHAPTENGRILETFYYHFVKTGVFLDELQKQLLDEGIVNQGVEKRTIRLKTSFMQSQTYQHGFVLVNEQEYRKKTEQSDIDKAFNRSIKASFYRLHSRGLTDVEQNKRQASIQEKNIRLTDEFFSRALLRKALIGAENGFFWFKNIKNHITDLDSIDTLIEDYLPKYDICFSYEQGKDIDELSANEKLQLLVNVILPEIRKLIDKHLPQIIGSKVFRPKPLAQVFEQEKNIYLVAYPSINENTGEREYITPNERAKEQTNHQNTELSLDISQSDWYAYNENYGTSEEKRFVKFIDSQIDELKQKYQGAEIFLIRNELDYYLFNLEDGRRFSPDYMLIINDVINQQMYYQCLIEPKGGHLLAHDEWKEKALISLEKNSQVSFKAGNDNVDNPQYLEEVKSKNYQEIKCLGFKFFNSDPRGVNDFGGDFRSRIF, from the coding sequence ATGACTAAGACCAGTAAAAAAGTGAAGTTAAAGCATACTTTGGATGATTTTTTGTTTAAAAAAATTCAAGATCGTCAGGATTATCAAGCGTGGTTGGCTGATTTTGAATTACCGAATTTTATTAGCGATAATTTGGCAAAACCATTGCGTGAATATCAGCTAAATGCCGTCAAAGCCTTTATTTTTTTATATGAAAATGAAGGCTTAGAAAAAGCCAAACATTTGCTGTTTAATATGGCGACAGGCTCTGGCAAAACACTGACTATGGCAGCGATTGTGCTGTATCTGTATGAACAGGGCTATCGTAATTTTGTGTTTTTGGTGCATCAAGTACAAATTAAAGATCAGGCGATTAAAAACTTTACCGATTCCACTTTTGAAAAATTTTTGTTTAAAAAATCGGTTAAATTAAATGGTAAAAGTGTCCCTATAAAAGCCATAGAGCGATTTGAAGATACCAAAAAAGAAGGTATTAACTTTTTGTTTTTTAGCACGCAACTGCTTTTTAAACGCATTACCGAACCCAAAGAAAATGCCATTACCGCAGAACATTTTCAGCATCATCAGACGGTCATCATCGCCGATGAGGCTCATCGTTTAAATGTAGATACTCGCAGAAAAACCGAAGTTGCTGATGAAAATAACTGGGAAAAAGCCGTACAATCTGTTTTGTATGCCAATCCAAACAATCTGTTGTTGGAGTTTACGGCGACTGTGGATTTGCAAAATGAAGCCATTCACAAAAAGTATAGCGATAAACTGGTTTATAAATACGACTTTTTGCAGTTTAATAAAGACGGTTTTAGTAAAGATGTGAAGTTTTTATTTAATGAAGAAACGCAAATTGAAGACCAAAAAAGACGCTTGATTGTCAATGCGGTGGCATTGAGCGAATATCGTCGGCTGTATGCTGAACGAGAAATGAAAGCCATCATTAATCCGATTGTGTTAATTAAATCAATCAAAATCGCTCAAAGTGCCAAAGATCGTGAATTTTTTCATCGTGTGATTGCATCTTTGCGTATTGAGGACTTTGAACATTTGCAGCAAAATCATCCAGCCGATTTGCTTGATGACAGTCAGGTTTTAATCCGTCAAATGTTTGAATGGATTAAAAATCATTTGGGTTCTACAAATGATGAGCGTGGTTTACGAACATTTATTGTGCATATCAAAGAACGCTTTGCTGAAAATAATACGATGATTTATAACAGTAAAGATAAAGAGCGTGCAGATTTGTTGCCATTGTTGGACAATGTCAGAAATACCATTCGGGCGATTTTTTCGGTTAATGCATTAAACGAGGGCTGGGATGTATTAAGTCTGTTTGATATTGTGCATTTTGATATTTCGGCAAGCAAAAAAGTATCATTGCAAGATATTCAGTTGATTGGGCGTGGAGCAAGATTATGTCCTTATGATGTACCAAAAAACTTTCTTTTAAAGGGAGATTGGTTTGGGGTGCAACTTGAGAATAAAAAATATCAAAGAAAATTTGATCACGCCCCTACCGAAAATGGCAGAATCTTAGAAACTTTTTATTATCATTTTGTCAAAACTGGTGTGTTTTTGGACGAATTGCAAAAGCAATTATTAGACGAAGGCATTGTCAATCAAGGCGTGGAAAAACGCACCATTCGTCTAAAAACATCGTTTATGCAAAGTCAGACTTATCAGCACGGCTTTGTATTGGTTAATGAACAAGAATATCGTAAAAAAACCGAGCAAAGCGATATTGATAAAGCCTTTAATCGCTCTATTAAAGCGAGTTTTTATCGTTTGCATAGTCGTGGCTTGACCGATGTTGAGCAAAATAAGCGACAAGCTAGCATTCAAGAAAAAAATATCAGGCTAACGGATGAATTTTTTTCTCGTGCTTTACTAAGAAAAGCCCTGATTGGTGCAGAAAACGGCTTTTTTTGGTTTAAAAATATCAAAAATCACATTACTGATTTAGATAGCATTGATACTTTGATTGAGGATTATTTGCCAAAATATGATATTTGTTTTTCTTATGAACAAGGTAAGGATATTGACGAGCTGAGTGCCAATGAAAAATTGCAATTATTGGTTAATGTTATTTTGCCAGAGATTCGCAAATTGATTGACAAACATTTGCCACAAATCATTGGTTCAAAAGTGTTTAGACCAAAGCCTTTGGCACAAGTCTTTGAACAAGAAAAAAACATCTATTTGGTGGCTTATCCAAGCATTAACGAAAATACGGGTGAGCGAGAGTACATAACGCCAAATGAGCGGGCAAAAGAACAAACCAATCATCAAAATACTGAGCTTAGTTTAGATATTAGTCAATCAGATTGGTATGCTTATAATGAAAACTATGGTACAAGCGAAGAAAAGCGTTTTGTTAAATTTATTGATAGTCAAATTGATGAATTAAAGCAAAAATATCAAGGTGCTGAAATCTTTTTAATTCGTAATGAATTGGATTATTATTTGTTTAACCTTGAGGATGGAAGACGATTTAGTCCTGACTATATGCTAATCATCAATGATGTTATCAATCAACAAATGTATTATCAATGTTTGATTGAACCAAAAGGTGGACATTTATTGGCACACGATGAATGGAAAGAAAAGGCTTTGATTTCCTTGGAGAAAAATAGTCAAGTGAGCTTTAAAGCAGGTAATGACAATGTGGATAATCCCCAATATTTGGAGGAAGTCAAATCCAAAAATTACCAAGAAATAAAATGCTTAGGCTTTAAATTCTTTAATAGCGATCCTCGAGGTGTAAATGACTTTGGAGGGGATTTTAGGTCTCGTATTTTTTAA
- a CDS encoding oxidative damage protection protein gives MQTFNPAEHMVFCRKYQQNLPKLPKPPFPNAKGEEIQNTVSKKAWDEWIELQTMLINEKHLSMVDKDAKKFIAEQRELFLDNGDYERPAGFKPKD, from the coding sequence ATGCAAACTTTCAACCCAGCCGAACACATGGTGTTTTGTCGCAAATATCAACAAAATTTACCCAAATTACCTAAGCCACCATTTCCCAATGCCAAAGGCGAAGAAATCCAAAATACCGTCTCAAAAAAAGCATGGGACGAGTGGATTGAGCTACAAACCATGCTCATCAACGAAAAGCACCTAAGCATGGTGGACAAAGATGCCAAAAAATTCATCGCTGAGCAGCGAGAGTTGTTTTTAGACAATGGCGATTATGAACGCCCAGCAGGGTTTAAGCCCAAAGACTAG
- a CDS encoding disulfide bond formation protein B → MTYRLLNGLLVLIAAAASLFAIGYLQLRLGLDPCPLCIFQRIGLWSMAVFALLASLINPQGKILRALFWLGSVAGTLWGLGVALRHTWLHYSPSAVPSCGAGLGYWVDTLPMAEVISIVLAGNGDCSMIDWSFLGLSIPAWTAVLFLVILGIQFVILTKIIKKLP, encoded by the coding sequence ATGACTTATCGCTTACTGAACGGTCTGCTGGTGCTGATTGCCGCCGCTGCAAGCCTATTTGCCATCGGTTATTTACAATTAAGACTGGGGCTTGACCCCTGTCCGTTGTGCATTTTCCAGCGGATTGGGCTGTGGTCTATGGCGGTCTTTGCTCTACTTGCCAGTCTCATCAATCCACAAGGCAAGATTTTGCGAGCGTTATTTTGGCTTGGGAGTGTGGCTGGCACACTGTGGGGTCTGGGTGTGGCACTACGACATACTTGGCTGCACTATTCGCCATCAGCCGTGCCCAGCTGCGGTGCAGGCTTGGGCTACTGGGTGGACACCCTGCCAATGGCGGAAGTCATCAGCATTGTGCTGGCTGGCAATGGCGATTGTAGCATGATTGATTGGAGCTTTTTGGGTTTATCAATTCCTGCGTGGACGGCAGTGTTGTTTTTGGTGATTTTAGGCATACAATTTGTCATCTTGACAAAAATCATCAAAAAACTTCCTTAA
- a CDS encoding DNA methyltransferase: MATNQPTNQPTNQPTNQPTNQPTNQPLSPDLDLSQVSQINFFDDDNNLTQNLLIKGNNLLALHSLKSRLSGKIKLIYIDPPYNTSNDSFKYNDNFNHSSWLVFMKNRLEIAKELLADDGVIFVSIDENEHAYLKVLMDEIFGRNNFIGELIRKTKSTANDVKTGLNIQHEYVLIFAKIKENVFLIGDEKTFDNYKNPDNDPNGDWVSADPTAQDDGRKTKNLMEIKNPYTGKIDVPNAGLRWRFAESSFNDLVASGKIVFKKSHGENERGFIFKRYKNEVKSTFKLIGSLDTADNQYLNQVATKELIKLFDNKVFDFPKPESLFQLIIQSCTNENDIVLDYHLGSGTTCAVAHKMGRRWIGIEQMDYIEDITKTRLLKVLDGEQGGISKAVNWQGGGSFVYFELKKYNQLFVEQIISANNKTELNAVYRQMKENAFLKFWFEADDFKEWFKDDDDDLIEDLSERKNKLLEILDENQLYLNYADIDDARYQVSDADKALSKAFYGERHD; encoded by the coding sequence TTGGCAACCAACCAACCAACCAACCAACCAACCAACCAACCAACCAACCAACCAACCAACCAACCAACCAACCAACCATTATCGCCTGATTTAGACCTAAGTCAAGTCAGTCAAATCAATTTTTTTGATGATGATAATAACCTAACTCAAAATCTACTCATCAAAGGCAATAATCTACTTGCCTTGCATTCGCTTAAATCTCGATTAAGTGGAAAAATCAAACTGATTTATATAGACCCGCCTTATAATACCAGTAATGACAGTTTTAAATATAATGATAATTTTAACCATTCATCGTGGCTGGTTTTTATGAAAAACCGCCTAGAAATCGCCAAAGAATTATTGGCTGATGATGGGGTGATTTTTGTTTCAATTGATGAAAATGAGCATGCTTATTTAAAAGTTTTAATGGACGAAATTTTTGGGCGTAATAATTTTATTGGAGAGTTGATTAGAAAAACGAAATCAACCGCCAATGATGTTAAAACGGGATTAAATATCCAACATGAATATGTTTTGATTTTTGCAAAAATAAAAGAAAATGTATTTTTAATTGGTGATGAAAAAACATTTGATAATTATAAAAATCCTGATAATGATCCTAATGGTGATTGGGTGTCTGCTGACCCTACAGCACAAGATGATGGTAGAAAAACTAAAAATCTAATGGAAATTAAAAATCCCTATACAGGAAAAATTGATGTTCCAAATGCGGGTTTGCGTTGGCGTTTTGCAGAAAGTTCATTTAATGATTTAGTAGCAAGTGGAAAAATTGTTTTTAAGAAATCACATGGCGAAAATGAGCGTGGTTTTATTTTTAAAAGATATAAAAATGAAGTTAAAAGCACATTTAAATTAATCGGTAGTTTAGATACTGCTGATAATCAATATTTAAATCAAGTTGCAACAAAAGAATTAATTAAATTGTTTGATAATAAAGTTTTTGACTTTCCAAAACCTGAAAGCCTATTTCAATTAATTATCCAAAGTTGTACAAACGAAAACGATATCGTCCTAGATTATCATTTGGGCAGTGGCACAACTTGTGCGGTCGCTCATAAAATGGGTCGCCGTTGGATTGGCATTGAACAGATGGATTATATTGAGGATATTACCAAAACTCGTCTTTTAAAGGTATTAGATGGCGAACAAGGCGGTATTAGCAAGGCTGTCAATTGGCAAGGTGGCGGCTCGTTTGTCTATTTTGAGCTCAAAAAGTACAATCAGCTTTTTGTGGAACAAATTATATCGGCAAATAATAAAACGGAACTTAATGCCGTTTATCGTCAAATGAAAGAAAATGCCTTTTTGAAGTTTTGGTTTGAAGCTGATGATTTTAAAGAGTGGTTTAAAGATGATGACGATGATTTGATTGAGGATTTGAGTGAACGCAAAAATAAATTGCTAGAAATTTTGGACGAAAATCAACTTTATCTTAATTATGCAGATATTGATGACGCTCGCTATCAGGTATCGGATGCAGACAAGGCATTATCAAAGGCATTTTATGGAGAGCGTCATGACTAA